A window of Cryptomeria japonica chromosome 3, Sugi_1.0, whole genome shotgun sequence contains these coding sequences:
- the LOC131069518 gene encoding probable LRR receptor-like serine/threonine-protein kinase RKF3, with protein sequence MDTAYSLKFVRQRVVLLKMVSGGLILLLLLGLSAAATETGTEVCPLKLKELNLFPWMFKRCNGQGAITSHCCEAIKDLIKILLFSWLQSSGHFLLPDNPTAELCLAAVFNHLSEQGIDKEEAMGCGIKAEVLVTTSNSCNGIDSLKAFEMVVDTNAMRTNCNGSQSGVFKCNKCIQSMALALNQLNKQHPGAGKSDCALFVTMYVGGAVNSFQDLGPDALYCLMGAINLPAIAPTASLWPDTRGVQPRKPDWSETKIGVLVAVPVVATVLLGLLFYGCLQWSKAYRVGMRRIKLWRQHQLLRESVDAGTGLVVFGLEQIKSATGNFSSSNVIGEGGFSTIYRGTLPDGSQIAVKRFKDFTTRGDADLRHEVHVISSVKHRNLLPLKGYCIGSSNDHDGGSHAQLLVYDFMANGSLADYLFRNKRCLSWPERHKIAVGIARGLAYLHEDAKPAILHRDVKTANVLLDKDLNALVADFGLAKFKPDDHDDKTHYTTRAVGTLGYVAPEYALYGHLTDKSDVFSFGIVVLELMSGRRALANVKAEHIHISDWACDLVNKGLSEEVIDKGIWGSGPRESMERALLLALQCAHPKVSCRPSISQAQTILEEIDRPHCVAGDSTEQLKWLLSPDIEGRVSYGNATLGDISMDSYCEGR encoded by the coding sequence ATGGACACGGCATATTCGTTGAAATTTGTGAGACAGAGGGTAGTGCTTTTGAAAATGGTGTCAGGGGGTCTTATACTCCTGCTTTTACTTGGGCTCTCAGCCGCTGCAACAGAGACGGGAACTGAAGTCTGTCCACTGAAACTAAAGGAGCTGAACTTGTTTCCATGGATGTTCAAACGATGCAACGGGCAGGGCGCGATCACGAGCCATTGTTGCGAGGCCATAAAGGATCTCATCAAAATCCTGCTTTTTTCATGGCTCCAGTCCAGCGGCCATTTCCTGCTGCCCGACAACCCCACGGCTGAACTGTGCTTGGCCGCTGTCTTTAATCACTTGTCAGAACAGGGGATCGACAAAGAGGAAGCCATGGGTTGCGGGATCAAAGCAGAGGTCTTGGTCACTACTTCGAATTCCTGCAACGGAATCGACAGCCTGAAGGCATTTGAAATGGTAGTCGACACGAACGCCATGCGGACAAACTGCAACGGGTCGCAGAGTGGAGTATTCAAGTGCAACAAGTGCATACAGTCCATGGCTCTGGCGCTGAACCAGTTGAACAAACAGCACCCGGGGGCCGGCAAATCGGACTGCGCGCTCTTTGTAACGATGTACGTCGGGGGGGCAGTGAACTCCTTTCAGGATTTGGGGCCCGATGCGCTGTATTGCCTGATGGGTGCGATCAATTTGCCGGCAATTGCACCGACGGCGTCCCTGTGGCCGGACACCCGGGGCGTTCAGCCCCGTAAACCCGACTGGTCCGAGACAAAAATAGGCGTACTGGTGGCCGTTCCAGTGGTTGCGACGGTTCTGTTGGGGCTGCTTTTCTACGGGTGTTTGCAGTGGAGTAAAGCGTACAGAGTGGGCATGCGGCGGATAAAGCTATGGCGGCAGCATCAGCTCCTGAGGGAAAGCGTGGACGCCGGAACGGGGCTCGTTGTTTTCGGGCTCGAGCAGATAAAGTCCGCCACCGGGAACTTCTCCTCCTCTAATGTTATCGGTGAAGGAGGGTTCAGCACGATTTACAGAGGCACCCTGCCCGACGGGTCCCAAATTGCCGTGAAGCGGTTCAAGGACTTCACGACCCGAGGCGATGCCGACCTGCGCCACGAAGTCCATGTGATCAGTAGTGTGAAGCACCGAAACTTGTTGCCCCTCAAGGGCTACTGCATTGGCAGCAGCAACGACCACGATGGTGGGTCACATGCCCAACTTCTGGTCTACGATTTCATGGCCAACGGTAGCCTGGCGGACTACCTTTTCCGGAACAAGCGTTGCTTGAGCTGGCCCGAGAGGCACAAAATAGCTGTGGGGATTGCGAGAGGTCTGGCCTATTTGCACGAGGATGCCAAGCCGGCTATTCTTCATAGGGATGTTAAGACGGCCAATGTTTTGCTTGACAAGGACCTGAACGCGCTCGTTGCTGATTTTGGATTGGCCAAGTTTAAGCCCGATGACCACGATGACAAGACGCACTACACCACGCGGGCCGTGGGCACCCTGGGCTACGTTGCCCCCGAATATGCGCTCTATGGGCACTTGACTGACAAGAGCGACGTTTTTAGTTTTGGGATTGTGGTGCTGGAGCTCATGAGTGGTCGAAGGGCTCTGGCGAATGTGAAGGCGGAGCACATTCATATTTCTGACTGGGCTTGTGATCTGGTGAATAAGGGCTTGTCGGAGGAGGTGATCGACAAGGGGATTTGGGGCTCTGGGCCGAGAGAGAGCATGGAGAGGGCCCTTTTGCTCGCGCTCCAGTGTGCGCATCCAAAAGTGTCTTGCAGGCCTTCCATTTCGCAGGCCCAGACTATTTTGGAAGAGATTGATCGCCCGCATTGTGTTGCGGGCGATAGTACGGAACAGCTCAAGTGGCTCCTCTCTCCTGATATTGAAGGGAGAGTTTCTTATGGAAATGCCACGCTTGGGGACATTTCCATGGATTCTTACTGCGAGGGAAGATAG